Below is a genomic region from Variovorax sp. J2L1-78.
GACACCAGGATGCCCGCGTAGCCATAGCCCGCGATGATCGAGGCATTGGCGTTGGTGTGCACCGCCGCCACCTCGACCGCGCCCGCCACGCCGGCGCAGGCACCGCCCACACCGCAGGCCGCCAGGATGAGCTGCGTGGCCGGAAGGCCGACCAGTTGCGCCGTGCGCGGGTTGCCGCCCACCACGCGGATCGAGAAGCCCGATGCAGTCGCGCGCAGCCACAGCCCGAGGCCGACGCAGGCCACGATGCCGATGACCAGGCCCCAGTGCACGTCCGACCCCGCGATGCCGCCGATGCCGAGCCCGTCGGGCAGCGAGCGCGTCGACGGCTTGTTCAGGCTGGCCGGGTCGCGCAGCGCGCCTTCGACCAGGTGCTTGAAGATGCCGATGGCGATGTAGGCCAGCAGCAGGCTGCTGATGGTTTCGTTGATGCCGCGGTACTGGCGCAGCCACCCCGCCAACATGATCCACAGCGCGCCCACCACCGCACCGGCGAAGCAGATGGCGACCGTGCCGACGATGTTGCCGGGCAGCGGAATGGCATAGGGCAAGGCGGCGCAGGCCAGCCCGCCGAGCACCACCGCACCCTCGCCGCCGATGATGACCAGCCCCGCGCGCGCCGGGATCGCCACGCACAGCGCGGTGAGCATCAGCGGCGCGGCGCGCTGCAGTGTGTTCTGCCACGAGAACCAGTCGCCGAAGGCGCCCTTGAAGAGCGTGACCCACACGTCCACCGGGCTCACGCCGGCGAACCACACGAGCACCCCGAACACGAGCAGCGCCGCCGCGATGGCGAAGGCCGGCAGGGCGATTTCCTTCAGCGCGTTGCGCATGGCCGTGCGCTCAGATG
It encodes:
- a CDS encoding ABC transporter permease — encoded protein: MRNALKEIALPAFAIAAALLVFGVLVWFAGVSPVDVWVTLFKGAFGDWFSWQNTLQRAAPLMLTALCVAIPARAGLVIIGGEGAVVLGGLACAALPYAIPLPGNIVGTVAICFAGAVVGALWIMLAGWLRQYRGINETISSLLLAYIAIGIFKHLVEGALRDPASLNKPSTRSLPDGLGIGGIAGSDVHWGLVIGIVACVGLGLWLRATASGFSIRVVGGNPRTAQLVGLPATQLILAACGVGGACAGVAGAVEVAAVHTNANASIIAGYGYAGILVSFIARHNPIAIIPVAILFGGFGAAGSLLQRRLGLPDASVLVLQGIAFVLILASEGLRMIDWKTLLKNRMPRAVQPKLVKEST